The genomic stretch gtctctagggcttacaccaacaataatTATTGAAGAGACGAACATTACATGGCAATTATTAGGACAGAGGGTGTTATTGACATGATTATTTATGAAGAATATGGGGAGTCAAGCAAGGAGGGAGAAATGGAGATGAAAACCTATAAATAGGAGGATGTTTGGAGGGTAGGAGGATAAGCAAAAACAACACAAATATACATAACAGACACCCCAACCATTCATTTTAGGCTCTCCTTGATTAAAAATAATGAAGTCAACCTTTTAGTGTTTTTAGCAAGAACAATAGTAGTTTGAAGTTCTCTGCTACTGGGGCACCCCGAATATCATTTGAGAGAGGTTGGGGCTCCAGGACCTCGTTTTCTATCTAGAAATATTCATGGTTCCGCTCTCGGAGGGTTAAGACATTCACATTTAAAGTATGATTGGAGTGATATAGTTCCTTATAGAATCACACATCTCTACTATAAGGTTTGTTGGTCGCCGTTGTTGGAACTAGTAGCTTTAGTGGAGCTTCATCGTGTCACCATCCTGAAGAATGTGGCTGAAACGGTTGAAAGTTAGATTGAGTGTTGTCTTGGTTAGTTTTACCGAGACACAATAGTTGACATCTCTGCTATAATGTTTCCTGGTCGTCATGGTTAGCACTGGTAGTTGTAGTGGTGATTCACTGTGTCACCATTTTGAGAAAGGTGGTTGAAGCGGTTGAAAGTTGGATTGAGTGTGGTCTTGGTTAATAAGACACCACGGTGGACGTCAAATGTACTTGTGAAATACAATAAGGGGATAGTCTTCTCATGTGTTTGATAGAAATATAATCTATGTGCTAGGTTTTGATGAAATTAATGAATGAATCTCCAAGTTCTAAGATTGGAGTATTTATTGATGACTTCTAGGGGCAAACAAGGAGGAGAGAAATAGTTTTCCCTAACTTCCCAACTAATACGTGCGAGTATGGGAAGACCAATTCATCCTTAAATCATGGAGGGACAATTTTTCCCTTTGACCGGCATGACCTAAACCCTTATCTCCATAACACCTCATGGGCTATGTATGATAAAACGGATGGAATATGAACCTTAGTTCAAGCTGGACAACTCAGGCCCACTTGGACGACCCAAACCACACCCTATCAGTATTTTAACACCTCATTTTACCTGCTATGCCATGGAGTGTCACTTATGTATAATGCAATAAAATCATTCCAATCCATCTAGTAATTTCAATTTTTCCTAACTCGGCACTAAAAAGCTcaatgaaaaaaaaattatatctCTAAGAGGCTTGCATTTTGAAAATCTTCTACTTGCACTCTCATTGCCCCTCTTTAATTTTGCTTCCATGACAAGTTTCAAACTCATCGATAGAACTTTAATTCCTGATTTTGTTGCATAAGAAAAAAACTCTTTTAAGATTAAATTTCAAAAGTTTTTGTTTACAGAAAAGGAAGATCTAGACCCTCCAAAGAAACCCTTTCTTCTAGAACTTATTACGGTTAAACAAGGCCCCCTTGAAGATTTCTTTGCTATTGTTGCCTTTGGAGTGCACACACCAAAATTCTTGCATGATTTCACTTTATTTCTGTAATTTTGTTTCTCTTTCTTAGGAAGATCTTCTATGCTTTCCACCATTGCTAAAGAAACAAAAGACTGTGCCTTCCCTTGATAAAACATAGACAATCCTCTCCTACAAATATCATAGAAAATTGAATAAACGtaggaagaaaaataaaataaaaattatataaaagaAAGCATGCATGAAATTGCTTACTTTATAGGAAGATGATTCATGAGTTCTGATAATTCATATAAAGGACCATTTAAATTTGATGATGATGACGACGACAAACTAGAAGTTGAAGAGGATGATGCCTCTTGATCTTTATCATCATCCATCTCTGATGATGAAAAAGATGAACACGTTGAATCAGTAACCTCATCATCATCCTTAACAATCCAATTGGTGTTACTTTTTCCATCCATgattcccttcacattcattTCTAGAGAATCTCTCGTATAGATTTGGATAATAGTGTTGTTTTGATACATATGAGTTGGCTTTAGATAAATAAAGTATGTTATTATAGTTTTCTAATATAATTAAATTTTAGTAGCACGTTATATATGGTGTAAAATAAATTGTTAAGATAGATAATAATAGAGGATAAGGACTGAATGAATATGCTGAGTCACCGTCTTAATATTATGGCTAACTACTCTTTTATTTTTGGAAACAGAAATTGTGGACCCCACCATTTTGTTAATTAATACCTATACTACATAGGAGTAAAGCCATGACAGATAAGTGTCTACTATTTAAATTCCACAACCTAATTATATATCCTAAATTTGAATGTTATAATAAAGAAATACAAAAAGGGAAAAgataattttaattcatttaagaAAAAATAAGTAAATTTATATCGAACTAATTTGACAAAGTTAAATATGTATGATGTAATAGAAGTTTCTTTAAATATACATTAGTCAATGGTAGGCGGTCTCAAAAAATAAGTCCTaataaaaaatgtaaataaataaataaattcaaattttattaaaattataaaaacattaaaaattaaataaaaaacaaatataAACATTCAAAActttatatttaaaaaatattttaaaaattatgaCATTCTCAAAAATTTAATATATTAGGTTAAGAGTGTTAATATTGTAATTAGAATTGATTTAATAACATGAAgaaaattaatataattaaaaaaaattataaatagCTAAACTAATTTAAGATAGATTGTTTAAAAATATGTTAAACAAAATCATTTAAATTATTAATTTCTTGTCTATTTAAGCATAATAACTTAAATAAAAACAATAGTAAATTTactaattttttaaaatattattaaaaaataaaatatagtgatatatatttttataaattaaaagtAATGATTAAACAATATATAGCAATGTATTATTTTTCATCATAATTGTTTAAGTAATAAttcaaaaatttatttttaaaaattgaatggagggATAGGTTTTAATTAACTATATCAGCAATGGTTCTTAAAATGTATGTGTTGTTGGCGCAGTGGTTcatattattttaatttatgCTCCCTATTGAATAATTCTGtattttttctaaaataaagcatttgAATAAAATATAGTTTTCATGGTTTGAAACCCCAACCTCGTAGTGAAAATGTAAGTTTTACCGCATCGCTACTTAAGAAACATTAATTTTGGTTTTGCacaaattatatatatatatatatatatatatatatatatatatatatatatatatatatatatatatatatatatatatatatatatatatatatatatataataattaaaatGTTTATGATTATAAAAGAATTTAAGGTCTTCACATTTTGGAGGCCCTTTGCAACGAGTCTAGTTGGTTGCAAGGGTCTTGATTGATAGTAGTTATGTATTATGTTATGTAATAACTATGTCATGTATAATTGTTATCTTCATACATAACATATAGTAATCTATAAATAGGTTACTCTCCCATTTGTTAGAAAGAGGTTAGTTAATATTTAAGATTCAGTGAGAAAGTGAATGCAATAATTGTTTTAATCAACTCTGttttctcttctctttttttttgaaTTAAACGATTTCTTGGTTGATCAAGAAACTCTTTCTCATAATTTACTTTGTTCTTGACATCAGTATTGTTGGGTCCGGGAATCATCACATCAGgcttaaggtgataggtgtgtgggttctctcacttataaagtATTAAACATTCATTTTTTCATCCGATGTGAGCCTCATACTCACACTTGATATACCAACAATCTAtccctcaagtgtgagtccattCATTATTAAGGGTATGCTCCCCGTCAAATTAAAGGTTTTTCATCCATATCTACTTGCACCGCCATTGTGGCAGCTCAATGGAACACGCCGCCTGAACACCTTTTCCAGGAAGAATT from Lathyrus oleraceus cultivar Zhongwan6 chromosome 7, CAAS_Psat_ZW6_1.0, whole genome shotgun sequence encodes the following:
- the LOC127105610 gene encoding protein OXIDATIVE STRESS 3, which gives rise to MYQNNTIIQIYTRDSLEMNVKGIMDGKSNTNWIVKDDDEVTDSTCSSFSSSEMDDDKDQEASSSSTSSLSSSSSSNLNGPLYELSELMNHLPIKRGLSMFYQGKAQSFVSLAMVESIEDLPKKEKQNYRNKVKSCKNFGVCTPKATIAKKSSRGPCLTVISSRRKGFFGGSRSSFSVNKNF